The genomic stretch TCATTAAGCGAACCTGGTGTACCGAAGAAGGCATGCCATATCCATAAATCGCACGAATGCGACCGCTTCAAAATGATTGTTGGCTTTGAACTTCTCCCATATATTGTTCTCCCATGTTTGTGGGACAATTTTTCCACTCCCAATGCATGCAATCAATGCTACCCAACATACCAGGAAATCCACGAGCTTGCCCCATATGAAGTAACCTTCCTAAATCTTGAGGGTTGGGCCTGCGTAGATACTCGTTCCCAAAACAGCTGATTACACCTTCGACGAACAATTTGAGAGAGTCCCTTACAGATGTATCGCTCATACGCAAATATTCATCTACTGAATCAGTAGACGTACCATATGCTAGAACTCTTAAAGCAGCTGTGCATCTCTGTAATGGTGAGAAACTAAGTCTCCCATTACCGCCGGCTCTTTGTTGGAAAAAGCGATCATTGGCGGACAAAGCAGTAACTATGCGCATGAATAGATGTTTGTGCATTCGAAATCTCCGACGAAATAGCTCTTCGGGATAGACCGGATCCATAAAGTAGTCATTGTACAATTGGTTATGCCCTTCTTCGCGATTTCTCTCAATGTTTCTCCTACGACGTCTAGGAGGAGGAATTTCTTGACGGATTCTTCTGTTGACGTATTCATTCATACGTTGGGCTATAAGATTTTGTATAGCCTGAGATCTTTCATCGGTTTCGGCTTCCCATTGGTAATCGGAAAGCCTATTTTGATCGACAATATTGTCATTTGACGAATCTGAATTGGAACTTGACTTAGACATTGTAATAGCGTTTTTTTAAAAGTGTATTGTATAATATTTGATGATTTATTGAAAGAAGGAAAATGTGAGAGTAATTTTGTTCAACAATTATACGGGGTATATATAAGCTTTCTATGTCTAACGGCTATATTTAATTGAATGGCTATAATCAATCCAACGGCTATATATCTAATCGAATGGCTAAAATCAATGCAACGACTCTATTTCTAATCCAATGGCTAAAATCAATGCAACGGCTCTATTTCTAATCCAATGGCTAAAATCAAATGTTACAATAACTCGGTTCTAATGACAAACGTATTTGAAAAATGGTGTGAcggttttatttttgaaatattaAATCCAATGGCTACACTATATCGGTTCTATTGACAAATAAACCAAATACGGAGTAATAAACAACAATCCGCGTTCATTCATTTTTCATTCATTTGAGGAACATATCATTCTTTACTGATTATTGACAAATAAACCAAATATTGATTATTCTCATACATCCTTCATATCATTCTCAATCGTTCATTCATACATCCTTCATATTATACATTCTTCATTTAATTCATCAACTGATTTTGGGATTATTTCACCAGGTTTAATTCGATTCTTCATTTCACCAGATCCAGGTACATTCTTTACTGATTATTTGGTTTCAGACGATTTCGGTTTTAGACGATTGGATTATTTGGTTTTCTGATTATTTTTTTAATTGGGTTTGTTAGTTTGACTGATCATTGTTGAGGATCTGCTCTATATTTTGTGATTATATACTGAATTACCTTGAAGATGCACATAAATCTGgttattatttaaattaatttgaCTTTAAAATGATTAAACCAATATAGAGTTCAGATCTTTCGAGTTCAAACCAGATTGATGATTAGTAAATCAACCAACAATAAAAACAGATTTAATAAACTAAAGATCAGACATATATTTGTCGATTAGCTTGTCCTTCATTTCTTGATCTTTCGGGTTCAAATCTTGTTGGGAGAGCAATGTGTTTAGCCAACCCATCTccatttttgttttcattttttgaGCTCTAATTTGTTCAATTTCCAAATCTGCCGCAATCCGTCTTTGCCGAAAATCATTTTGCTCTTTCACAGTGAGTCTATTTCCGTCAATAAGTGAAATATCATCTCCACTAAACATAGACTCGAGCACAACCACTGGTGCTTTACCATTCCGCTTCTTTTTTGCTGCCTCCCGTCCTTCGGGTCGGTCGTTTGCAACATTAAGACTAGACGGGGTTGGGAGATTAACACTAGACGGGGTTCCGACATTAACACTAGAAGGGCTAGAATCAATTTCCGACCTCGACCTTTTCGAGCCCGACGTAGTGTTTCCtgtgaactcaaattgattttttTGTAAGCTCCACTTAGAATGTTTACTCATTACTTTTTCGTAAACATAAAAGTCAACAAAATCGTTACCGTCGTTTGAGTTACGAAACAATTTTTGAGCTAATTCTATATCGTCTTCGATGTTGGTGCCGCTTGCCGGTGGTCGATTTAAAACTTGTGTGTAGCAACCAACCCATTTGCTCACTACGAAATTGAGTCGTTTATAGCGATTTTTAATTCCCTCCATACTCCTAATCCCAAGTTGACTTTCATTTTGATTTTCTGTACGAGATTTTTCATACAACTCATATACATTATTCCATCTTGTGATGGTTCTTTGGTTTTTTCCAAGTATTGGGTTGGTGCTACACATAATCCAAGCGGACATAAGAGCTTCATCCTCCTTTTCGGTCCAATTTCGAGCATCCATTTTGGAATTggattgttttgtttttgatggtaacgttttttttgatttttttgcacAAAAAAGAGGTGTTTCTTCTACGAACTCTCGAGTTGGGAGCTGGGACAACGACATTGTATTTCCAAAAACATCAATATTTTGATAATTTTGGCTACCCGAAACTAATTCCGTAAAAGTAGGTATTCGAGTACTTTGATTTAAATCgatattttgaatgccttgagaCGTTAAATAATCGTCATGAGCATAACTTGAATAATCGAAATCGTTTAAATCCATAATATATATAAGTATGAAATTAGACAATTTATAagtgttttgagtta from Silene latifolia isolate original U9 population chromosome 5, ASM4854445v1, whole genome shotgun sequence encodes the following:
- the LOC141655690 gene encoding uncharacterized protein LOC141655690 produces the protein MSKSSSNSDSSNDNIVDQNRLSDYQWEAETDERSQAIQNLIAQRMNEYVNRRIRQEIPPPRRRRRNIERNREEGHNQLYNDYFMDPVYPEELFRRRFRMHKHLFMRIVTALSANDRFFQQRAGGNGRLSFSPLQRCTAALRVLAYGTSTDSVDEYLRMSDTSVRDSLKLFVEGVISCFGNEYLRRPNPQDLGRLLHMGQARGFPGSLNDINVLQRSPLFNDVLEESTPRVNFSVNGTELFAARQESCRKDVERAFGVLQARFAFIKRPCLLWDRANMGNVLMACIIMHNMIVEDERETYLNYENIIAEFKEDNPTSASDDPYEYHRLRRSPQERFVEIHGEIRDRATHIALRNDLVEHIWENFRNSN